A stretch of the Poseidonibacter parvus genome encodes the following:
- a CDS encoding beta strand repeat-containing protein: MATVIGQIIEVNGEFEIVNENGEIVQLQEGQELQVGDQIQGIVQEINGELQLVNEGGELIELSNGLVLETIDSLPNNTQQETSNTTALLNNGEQVTVSTQNPLVLDPTVTNNQANTFEETQIDNETLDNLESDLIDETNLVVENNNDNDTDTEEEDEVQSDDSKARELDRNGDIADVVADLREPVIDYREPEENVLGEEETRFNEAKLSINGVSSVIEGNKALYTLNVSEVPSSNVHVTISYSGVAIDGLDYTGIKNIVIPSGSKEVSFLIDTIDDYYAEGTEPYTLEIISALGGGYDQLKINPTENSVTTKILDSNSPDPDKENPSDEDIVYVKISNDDETTEADGSTLTHKVSLIDNNGNPVIVPSGSSIKIKLIYSNDTTENEDYITKVFEVDIPSGSSSTDIINIIANDDIYEIEEGYTLSIDKVIDINNTFEKMEIDSSNNSTTGKIDDEDKDGDTPPDDKEGDKPTLNLTATDALAIEGVANDVVIFQVAQTNESNSDTVANFKLTLNELEVADITSVKITDGDGTVTTLTTAAEIQALVDTGVSLTIDANSSQTPTVEITPVDDSIYEISEAFGSVITTSSDVNLGTDTAVAAIDDEDKDGDTPPDDKEGDKPTLNLTATDALAIEGVANDVVIFQVAQTNESNSDTVANFKLTLNELEVADITSVKITDGDGTVTTLTTAAEIQALVDTGVSLTIDANSSQTPTVEITPVDDSIYEISEAFGSVITTSSDVNLGTDTAVAAIDDEDKDGDTPPDDKEGDKPTLNLTATDALAIEGVANDVVIFQVAQTNESNSDTVANFKLTLNELEVADITSVKITDGDGTVTTLTTAAEIQALVDTGVSLTIDANSSQTPTVEITPVDDSIYEISEAFGSVITTSSDVNLGTDTAVAAIDDEDKDGDTPPDDKEGDKPTLNLTATDALAIEGVANDVVIFQVAQTNESNSDTVANFKLTLNELEVADITSVKITDGDGTVTTLTTAAEIQALVDTGVSLTIDANSSQTPTVEITPVDDSIYEISEAFGSVITTSSDVNLGTDTAVAAIDDEDKDGDTPPDDKEGDKPTLNLTATDALAIEGVANDVVIFQVAQTNESNSDTVANFKLTLNELEVADITSVKITDGDGTVTTLTTAAEIQALVDTGVSLTIDANSSQTPTVEITPVDDSIYEISEAFGSVITTSSDVNLGTDTAVAAIDDEDKDGDTPPDDKEGDKPTLNLTATDALAIEGVANDVVIFQVAQTNESNSDTVANFKLTLNELEVADITSVKITDGDGTVTTLTTAAEIQALVDTGVSLTIDANSSQTPTVEITPVDDSIYEISEAFGSVITTSSDVNLGTDTAVAAIDDEDKDGDTPPDDKEGDKPTLNLTATDALAIEGVANDVVIFQVAQTNESNSDTVANFKLTLNELEVADITSVKITDGDGTVTTLTTAAEIQALVDTGVSLTIDANSSQTPTVEITPVDDSIYEISEAFGSVITTSSDVNLGTDTAVAAIDDEDKDGDTPPDDKEGDKPTLNLTATDALAIEGVANDVVIFQVAQTNESNSDTVANFKLTLNELEVADITSVKITDGDGTVTTLTTAAEIQALVDTGVSLTIDANSSQTPTVEITPVDDSIYEISEAFGSVITTSSDVNLGTDTAVAAIDDEDKDGDTPPDDKEGDKPTLNLTATDALAIEGVANDVVIFQVAQTNESNSDTVANFKLTLNELEVADITSVKITDGDGTVTTLTTAAEIQALVDTGVSLTIDANSSQTPTVEITPVDDSIYEISEAFGSVITTSSDVNLGTDTAVAAIDDEDKDGDTPPDDKEGDKPTLNLTATDALAIEGVANDVVIFQVAQTNESNSDTVANFKLTLNELEVADITSVKITDGDGTVTTLTTAAEIQALVDTGVSLTIDANSSQTPTVEITPVDDSIYEISEAFGSVITTSSDVNLGTDTAVAAIDDEDKDGDTPPDDKEGDKPTLNLTATDALAIEGVANDVVIFQVAQTNESNSDTVANFKLTLNELEVADITSVKITDGDGTVTTLTTAAEIQALVDTGVSLTIDANSSQTPTVEITPVDDSIYEISEAFGSVITTSSDVNLGTDTAVAAIDDEDKDGDTPPDDKEGDKPTLNLTATDALAIEGVANDVVIFQVAQTNESNSDTVANFKLTLNELEVADITSVKITDGDGTVTTLTTAAEIQALVDTGVSLTIDANSSQTPTVEITPVDDSIYEISEAFGSVITTSSDVNLGTDTAVAAIDDEDKDGDTPPDDKEGDKPTLNLTATDALAIEGVANDVVIFQVAQTNESNSDTVANFKLTLNELEVADITSVKITDGDGTVTTLTTAAEIQALVDTGVSLTIDANSSQTPTVEITPVDDSIYEISEAFGSVITTSSDVNLGTDTAVAAIDDEDKDGDTPPDDKEGDKPTLNLTATDALAIEGVANDVVIFQVAQTNESNSDTVANFKLTLNELEVADITSVKITDGDGTVTTLTTAAEIQALVDTGVSLTIDANSSQTPTVEITPVDDSIYEISEAFGSVITTSSDVNLGTDTAVAAIDDEDKDGDTPPDDKEGDKPTLNLTATDALAIEGVANDVVIFQVAQTNESNSDTVANFKLTLNELEVADITSVKITDGDGTVTTLTTAAEIQALVDTGVSLTIDANSSQTPTVEITPVDDSIYEISEAFGSVITTSSDVNLGTDTAVAAIDDEDKDGDTPPDDKEGDKPTLNLTATDALAIEGVANDVVIFQVAQTNESNSDTVANFKLTLNELEVADITSVKITDGDGTVTTLTTAAEIQALVDTGVSLTIDANSSQTPTVEITPVDDSIYEISEAFGSVITTSSDVNLGTDTAVAAIDDEDKDGDTPPDDKEGDKPTLNLTATDALAIEGVANDVVIFQVAQTNESNSDTVANFKLTLNELEVADITSVKITDGDGTVTTLTTAAEIQALVDTGVSLTIDANSSQTPTVEITPVDDSIYEISEAFGSVITTSSDVNLGTDTAVAAIDDEDKDGDTPPDDKEGDKPTLSVSSITVTEGTDAFAQFTVSLSNKSTQDVGFNLSLSNIQALGLGVDYGNNSASNLQVSTDNGGTWINATSAIIPSGSSSVLVRTPITNDLTTESDETFKLTATVTSGSVTNTTDAFGIGTILDNDTNVVIGTPLDAAVDEDDLSDGNDTGKEPLLITKSLDITAGTDSFDITFNGITDGQDSGLTQNGNTIYYYLDNNSHILTASTSNSEGGISSSNTIFTNTINNPTSANSSYTFELKDSIDHASANGENIKALDFNIVATEDNGYTTTDSFTVSVTDDVPTIFDVEDSVFIGPKTTNLILVLDASGSMQWDFSQNSGSSNVRMNAMKDAAKAMIDGYEELGKVNVMITSFGGANIITYTANGSMTNTQNSWDGTGESIWLDSDTAKNKIGDNSNGIQAGGGTQYKEAMDNTSDAYISSANAGNNPDSDFTYVYFMSDGEPNEGHEPQLSTKWDDLINRAEIDAVDGVAISQAVNVDNLEIVAGTDDSNVLGINSGKGEAYSVTTAAEMQVKLLSETTITITGSVFSDGTLPGIGAGADEAYVTSIVIGNKTYSYDGNLIIDESNNTIGSGSIMTDINTTLTDGTNGIGSKITLDFKTGEYSYTVNSSLSGKEYSESLSTSVIDRDGDSITKDIILKVNTSKTGTGGNDTMLFDDTQALDFLAGNDSLVLDNGINLDFDTKNATINNVEKIDLNSNGNHNITNLGIQDVIDMTDSNNILQILGNSQDSVNLKNGDGGNWVDTGNNDTIDGQDYDIYSKSGDNTAVTLKIDQDITII; encoded by the coding sequence AGAATGTTCTTGGAGAAGAAGAAACTAGGTTTAACGAAGCAAAACTTTCAATAAATGGTGTAAGTAGTGTAATTGAAGGTAATAAAGCTCTGTATACGTTAAATGTAAGTGAAGTACCTTCTTCTAATGTACATGTTACAATTAGTTATTCTGGTGTTGCTATAGATGGGTTAGACTATACTGGAATTAAAAATATTGTTATTCCTTCAGGATCAAAAGAAGTATCTTTTTTAATTGATACTATTGATGATTATTATGCAGAGGGTACAGAACCGTATACATTAGAAATTATCTCTGCTTTAGGTGGAGGATATGATCAATTAAAAATAAACCCAACAGAAAATAGTGTAACTACAAAAATATTAGATTCAAATAGTCCTGATCCAGATAAAGAAAATCCTTCAGATGAAGATATTGTATATGTAAAAATATCTAATGATGATGAAACAACTGAAGCTGATGGAAGTACATTAACTCATAAAGTTTCATTAATTGATAATAATGGTAATCCTGTAATTGTACCATCAGGATCAAGTATAAAAATTAAGCTTATTTATTCAAATGATACTACAGAAAATGAAGATTATATTACGAAAGTTTTTGAAGTTGATATCCCTTCAGGAAGTAGTAGTACAGATATTATTAATATAATTGCGAATGATGATATTTATGAAATAGAAGAAGGGTATACTTTAAGTATTGATAAAGTAATAGATATAAATAATACTTTTGAAAAGATGGAGATTGATTCTTCGAATAACTCAACTACTGGAAAAATAGATGATGAAGATAAAGATGGAGATACACCACCAGATGATAAAGAAGGTGATAAACCAACATTAAATTTAACAGCAACAGATGCACTAGCAATAGAAGGTGTAGCAAATGATGTAGTAATCTTCCAAGTAGCACAAACAAATGAAAGTAATAGTGATACTGTTGCTAACTTTAAACTAACTCTTAATGAATTAGAAGTAGCAGATATTACATCTGTAAAAATAACAGATGGAGATGGAACAGTAACTACTCTTACAACAGCTGCAGAAATACAAGCTTTAGTAGATACAGGAGTAAGTTTAACAATAGATGCAAATAGTTCACAAACACCAACAGTAGAAATTACACCAGTTGATGATTCAATATATGAAATCAGTGAAGCCTTTGGATCAGTAATAACAACTTCTTCAGATGTAAACTTAGGAACAGATACAGCAGTAGCAGCAATAGATGATGAAGATAAAGATGGAGATACACCACCAGATGATAAAGAAGGTGATAAACCAACATTAAATTTAACAGCAACAGATGCACTAGCAATAGAAGGTGTAGCAAATGATGTAGTAATCTTCCAAGTAGCACAAACAAATGAAAGTAATAGTGATACTGTTGCTAACTTTAAACTAACTCTTAATGAATTAGAAGTAGCAGATATTACATCTGTAAAAATAACAGATGGAGATGGAACAGTAACTACTCTTACAACAGCTGCAGAAATACAAGCTTTAGTAGATACAGGAGTAAGTTTAACAATAGATGCAAATAGTTCACAAACACCAACAGTAGAAATTACACCAGTTGATGATTCAATATATGAAATCAGTGAAGCCTTTGGATCAGTAATAACAACTTCTTCAGATGTAAACTTAGGAACAGATACAGCAGTAGCAGCAATAGATGATGAAGATAAAGATGGAGATACACCACCAGATGATAAAGAAGGTGATAAACCAACATTAAATTTAACAGCAACAGATGCACTAGCAATAGAAGGTGTAGCAAATGATGTAGTAATCTTCCAAGTAGCACAAACAAATGAAAGTAATAGTGATACTGTTGCTAACTTTAAACTAACTCTTAATGAATTAGAAGTAGCAGATATTACATCTGTAAAAATAACAGATGGAGATGGAACAGTAACTACTCTTACAACAGCTGCAGAAATACAAGCTTTAGTAGATACAGGAGTAAGTTTAACAATAGATGCAAATAGTTCACAAACACCAACAGTAGAAATTACACCAGTTGATGATTCAATATATGAAATCAGTGAAGCCTTTGGATCAGTAATAACAACTTCTTCAGATGTAAACTTAGGAACAGATACAGCAGTAGCAGCAATAGATGATGAAGATAAAGATGGAGATACACCACCAGATGATAAAGAAGGTGATAAACCAACATTAAATTTAACAGCAACAGATGCACTAGCAATAGAAGGTGTAGCAAATGATGTAGTAATCTTCCAAGTAGCACAAACAAATGAAAGTAATAGTGATACTGTTGCTAACTTTAAACTAACTCTTAATGAATTAGAAGTAGCAGATATTACATCTGTAAAAATAACAGATGGAGATGGAACAGTAACTACTCTTACAACAGCTGCAGAAATACAAGCTTTAGTAGATACAGGAGTAAGTTTAACAATAGATGCAAATAGTTCACAAACACCAACAGTAGAAATTACACCAGTTGATGATTCAATATATGAAATCAGTGAAGCCTTTGGATCAGTAATAACAACTTCTTCAGATGTAAACTTAGGAACAGATACAGCAGTAGCAGCAATAGATGATGAAGATAAAGATGGAGATACACCACCAGATGATAAAGAAGGTGATAAACCAACATTAAATTTAACAGCAACAGATGCACTAGCAATAGAAGGTGTAGCAAATGATGTAGTAATCTTCCAAGTAGCACAAACAAATGAAAGTAATAGTGATACTGTTGCTAACTTTAAACTAACTCTTAATGAATTAGAAGTAGCAGATATTACATCTGTAAAAATAACAGATGGAGATGGAACAGTAACTACTCTTACAACAGCTGCAGAAATACAAGCTTTAGTAGATACAGGAGTAAGTTTAACAATAGATGCAAATAGTTCACAAACACCAACAGTAGAAATTACACCAGTTGATGATTCAATATATGAAATCAGTGAAGCCTTTGGATCAGTAATAACAACTTCTTCAGATGTAAACTTAGGAACAGATACAGCAGTAGCAGCAATAGATGATGAAGATAAAGATGGAGATACACCACCAGATGATAAAGAAGGTGATAAACCAACATTAAATTTAACAGCAACAGATGCACTAGCAATAGAAGGTGTAGCAAATGATGTAGTAATCTTCCAAGTAGCACAAACAAATGAAAGTAATAGTGATACTGTTGCTAACTTTAAACTAACTCTTAATGAATTAGAAGTAGCAGATATTACATCTGTAAAAATAACAGATGGAGATGGAACAGTAACTACTCTTACAACAGCTGCAGAAATACAAGCTTTAGTAGATACAGGAGTAAGTTTAACAATAGATGCAAATAGTTCACAAACACCAACAGTAGAAATTACACCAGTTGATGATTCAATATATGAAATCAGTGAAGCCTTTGGATCAGTAATAACAACTTCTTCAGATGTAAACTTAGGAACAGATACAGCAGTAGCAGCAATAGATGATGAAGATAAAGATGGAGATACACCACCAGATGATAAAGAAGGTGATAAACCAACATTAAATTTAACAGCAACAGATGCACTAGCAATAGAAGGTGTAGCAAATGATGTAGTAATCTTCCAAGTAGCACAAACAAATGAAAGTAATAGTGATACTGTTGCTAACTTTAAACTAACTCTTAATGAATTAGAAGTAGCAGATATTACATCTGTAAAAATAACAGATGGAGATGGAACAGTAACTACTCTTACAACAGCTGCAGAAATACAAGCTTTAGTAGATACAGGAGTAAGTTTAACAATAGATGCAAATAGTTCACAAACACCAACAGTAGAAATTACACCAGTTGATGATTCAATATATGAAATCAGTGAAGCCTTTGGATCAGTAATAACAACTTCTTCAGATGTAAACTTAGGAACAGATACAGCAGTAGCAGCAATAGATGATGAAGATAAAGATGGAGATACACCACCAGATGATAAAGAAGGTGATAAACCAACATTAAATTTAACAGCAACAGATGCACTAGCAATAGAAGGTGTAGCAAATGATGTAGTAATCTTCCAAGTAGCACAAACAAATGAAAGTAATAGTGATACTGTTGCTAACTTTAAACTAACTCTTAATGAATTAGAAGTAGCAGATATTACATCTGTAAAAATAACAGATGGAGATGGAACAGTAACTACTCTTACAACAGCTGCAGAAATACAAGCTTTAGTAGATACAGGAGTAAGTTTAACAATAGATGCAAATAGTTCACAAACACCAACAGTAGAAATTACACCAGTTGATGATTCAATATATGAAATCAGTGAAGCCTTTGGATCAGTAATAACAACTTCTTCAGATGTAAACTTAGGAACAGATACAGCAGTAGCAGCAATAGATGATGAAGATAAAGATGGAGATACACCACCAGATGATAAAGAAGGTGATAAACCAACATTAAATTTAACAGCAACAGATGCACTAGCAATAGAAGGTGTAGCAAATGATGTAGTAATCTTCCAAGTAGCACAAACAAATGAAAGTAATAGTGATACTGTTGCTAACTTTAAACTAACTCTTAATGAATTAGAAGTAGCAGATATTACATCTGTAAAAATAACAGATGGAGATGGAACAGTAACTACTCTTACAACAGCTGCAGAAATACAAGCTTTAGTAGATACAGGAGTAAGTTTAACAATAGATGCAAATAGTTCACAAACACCAACAGTAGAAATTACACCAGTTGATGATTCAATATATGAAATCAGTGAAGCCTTTGGATCAGTAATAACAACTTCTTCAGATGTAAACTTAGGAACAGATACAGCAGTAGCAGCAATAGATGATGAAGATAAAGATGGAGATACACCACCAGATGATAAAGAAGGTGATAAACCAACATTAAATTTAACAGCAACAGATGCACTAGCAATAGAAGGTGTAGCAAATGATGTAGTAATCTTCCAAGTAGCACAAACAAATGAAAGTAATAGTGATACTGTTGCTAACTTTAAACTAACTCTTAATGAATTAGAAGTAGCAGATATTACATCTGTAAAAATAACAGATGGAGATGGAACAGTAACTACTCTTACAACAGCTGCAGAAATACAAGCTTTAGTAGATACAGGAGTAAGTTTAACAATAGATGCAAATAGTTCACAAACACCAACAGTAGAAATTACACCAGTTGATGATTCAATATATGAAATCAGTGAAGCCTTTGGATCAGTAATAACAACTTCTTCAGATGTAAACTTAGGAACAGATACAGCAGTAGCAGCAATAGATGATGAAGATAAAGATGGAGATACACCACCAGATGATAAAGAAGGTGATAAACCAACATTAAATTTAACAGCAACAGATGCACTAGCAATAGAAGGTGTAGCAAATGATGTAGTAATCTTCCAAGTAGCACAAACAAATGAAAGTAATAGTGATACTGTTGCTAACTTTAAACTAACTCTTAATGAATTAGAAGTAGCAGATATTACATCTGTAAAAATAACAGATGGAGATGGAACAGTAACTACTCTTACAACAGCTGCAGAAATACAAGCTTTAGTAGATACAGGAGTAAGTTTAACAATAGATGCAAATAGTTCACAAACACCAACAGTAGAAATTACACCAGTTGATGATTCAATATATGAAATCAGTGAAGCCTTTGGATCAGTAATAACAACTTCTTCAGATGTAAACTTAGGAACAGATACAGCAGTAGCAGCAATAGATGATGAAGATAAAGATGGAGATACACCACCAGATGATAAAGAAGGTGATAAACCAACATTAAATTTAACAGCAACAGATGCACTAGCAATAGAAGGTGTAGCAAATGATGTAGTAATCTTCCAAGTAGCACAAACAAATGAAAGTAATAGTGATACTGTTGCTAACTTTAAACTAACTCTTAATGAATTAGAAGTAGCAGATATTACATCTGTAAAAATAACAGATGGAGATGGAACAGTAACTACTCTTACAACAGCTGCAGAAATACAAGCTTTAGTAGATACAGGAGTAAGTTTAACAATAGATGCAAATAGTTCACAAACACCAACAGTAGAAATTACACCAGTTGATGATTCAATATATGAAATCAGTGAAGCCTTTGGATCAGTAATAACAACTTCTTCAGATGTAAACTTAGGAACAGATACAGCAGTAGCAGCAATAGATGATGAAGATAAAGATGGAGATACACCACCAGATGATAAAGAAGGTGATAAACCAACATTAAATTTAACAGCAACAGATGCACTAGCAATAGAAGGTGTAGCAAATGATGTAGTAATCTTCCAAGTAGCACAAACAAATGAAAGTAATAGTGATACTGTTGCTAACTTTAAACTAACTCTTAATGAATTAGAAGTAGCAGATATTACATCTGTAAAAATAACAGATGGAGATGGAACAGTAACTACTCTTACAACAGCTGCAGAAATACAAGCTTTAGTAGATACAGGAGTAAGTTTAACAATAGATGCAAATAGTTCACAAACACCAACAGTAGAAATTACACCAGTTGATGATTCAATATATGAAATCAGTGAAGCCTTTGGATCAGTAATAACAACTTCTTCAGATGTAAACTTAGGAACAGATACAGCAGTAGCAGCAATAGATGATGAAGATAAAGATGGAGATACACCACCAGATGATAAAGAAGGTGATAAACCAACATTAAATTTAACAGCAACAGATGCACTAGCAATAGAAGGTGTAGCAAATGATGTAGTAATCTTCCAAGTAGCACAAACAAATGAAAGTAATAGTGATACTGTTGCTAACTTTAAACTAACTCTTAATGAATTAGAAGTAGCAGATATTACATCTGTAAAAATAACAGATGGAGATGGAACAGTAACTACTCTTACAACAGCTGCAGAAATACAAGCTTTAGTAGATACAGGAGTAAGTTTAACAATAGATGCAAATAGTTCACAAACACCAACAGTAGAAATTACACCAGTTGATGATTCAATATATGAAATCAGTGAAGCCTTTGGATCAGTAATAACAACTTCTTCAGATGTAAACTTAGGAACAGATACAGCAGTAGCAGCAATAGATGATGAAGATAAAGATGGAGATACACCACCAGATGATAAAGAAGGTGATAAACCAACATTAAATTTAACAGCAACAGATGCACTAGCAATAGAAGGTGTAGCAAATGATGTAGTAATCTTCCAAGTAGCACAAACAAATGAAAGTAATAGTGATACTGTTGCTAACTTTAAACTAACTCTTAATGAATTAGAAGTAGCAGATATTACATCTGTAAAAATAACAGATGGAGATGGAACAGTAACTACTCTTACAACAGCTGCAGAAATACAAGCTTTAGTAGATACAGGAGTAAGTTTAACAATAGATGCAAATAGTTCACAAACACCAACAGTAGAAATTACACCAGTTGATGATTCAATATATGAAATCAGTGAAGCCTTTGGATCAGTAATAACAACTTCTTCAGATGTAAACTTAGGAACAGATACAGCAGTAGCAGCAATAGATGATGAAGATAAAGATGGAGATACACCACCAGATGATAAAGAAGGTGATAAACCAACATTAAATTTAACAGCAACAGATGCACTAGCAATAGAAGGTGTAGCAAATGATGTAGTAATCTTCCAAGTAGCACAAACAAATGAAAGTAATAGTGATACTGTTGCTAACTTTAAACTAACTCTTAATGAATTAGAAGTAGCAGATATTACATCTGTAAAAATAACAGATGGAGATGGAACAGTAACTACTCTTACAACAGCTGCAGAAATACAAGCTTTAGTAGATACAGGAGTAAGTTTAACAATAGATGCAAATAGTTCACAAACACCAACAGTAGAAATTACACCAGTTGATGATTCAATATATGAAATCAGTGAAGCCTTTGGATCAGTAATAACAACTTCTTCAGATGTAAACTTAGGAACAGATACAGCAGTAGCAGCAATAGATGATGAAGATAAAGATGGAGATACACCACCAGATGATAAAGAAGGTGATAAACCAACATTAAATTTAACAGCAACAGATGCACTAGCAATAGAAGGTGTAGCAAATGATGTAGTAATCTTCCAAGTAGCACAAACAAATGAAAGTAATAGTGATACTGTTGCTAACTTTAAACTAACTCTTAATGAATTAGAAGTAGCAGATATTACATCTGTAAAAATAACAGATGGAGATGGAACAGTAACTACTCTTACAACAGCTGCAGAAATACAAGCTTTAGTAGATACAGGAGTAAGTTTAACAATAGATGCAAATAGTTCACAAACACCAACAGTAGAAATTACACCAGTTGATGATTCAATATATGAAATCAGTGAAGCCTTTGGATCAGTAATAACAACTTCTTCAGATGTAAACTTAGGAACAGATACAGCAGTAGCAGCAATAGATGATGAAGATAAAGATGGAGATACACCACCAGATGATAAAGAAGGTGATAAACCAACATTAAGCGTTAGCAGTATAACTGTAACAGAAGGCACAGATGCATTTGCTCAATTTACAGTTAGTTTATCTAATAAATCAACACAAGATGTTGGATTTAATTTGTCATTATCTAATATTCAAGCTTTAGGTTTAGGGGTAGATTATGGGAATAATAGTGCAAGTAATTTACAAGTGTCTACTGATAATGGTGGAACTTGGATAAATGCGACAAGTGCAATTATTCCTTCTGGATCTTCTTCCGTATTGGTTAGAACACCAATTACAAATGATCTTACGACAGAATCTGATGAAACATTTAAATTAACTGCTACTGTTACTTCAGGTTCTGTTACAAATACAACTGATGCTTTTGGAATAGGTACTATTTTAGATAATGATACTAATGTAGTAATAGGAACACCACTTGATGCAGCTGTTGATGAAGATGATTTAAGTGATGGTAATGATACTGGAAAAGAGCCATTGCTTATTACTAAGTCTTTAGATATTACAGCTGGTACTGATTCTTTTGATATAACATTTAATGGAATTACTGATGGACAAGATAGTGGATTAACGCAAAATGGTAATACTATTTATTACTATTTAGACAATAATAGTCATATTTTAACTGCATCCACTTCAAATAGTGAAGGTGGAATAAGTTCATCAAATACAATTTTTACTAATACTATTAATAATCCAACAAGTGCTAATTCTAGTTATACTTTTGAGTTAAAAGATTCAATTGATCATGCGAGCGCAAATGGAGAAAATATAAAAGCTTTAGATTTCAATATAGTTGCTACTGAGGATAATGGATATACAACTACAGATAGTTTTACAGTAAGTGTAACAGATGATGTACCAACTATTTTTGACGTAGAAGACTCTGTATTTATTGGACCAAAGACGACAAATTTAATATTAGTTTTAGATGCTTCTGGAAGTATGCAATGGGATTTCTCACAAAATAGTGGTTCTTCAAATGTGAGAATGAATGCTATGAAAGATGCTGCAAAAGCAATGATTGATGGTTATGAAGAATTAGGTAAGGTAAATGTAATGATCACTTCTTTTGGTGGGGCTAATATTATAACATATACAGCAAATGGTTCAATGACAAATACTCAAAATTCATGGGATGGAACAGGGGAAAGTATTTGGTTAGATTCGGATACAGCAAAAAACAAAATTGGTGATAATTCAAATGGTATTCAAGCAGGTGGAGGAACACAGTATAAAGAAGCTATGGATAATACATCTGATGCATATATTAGTTCTGCAAATGCAGGGAATAATCCTGATTCAGATTTTACATATGTTTATTTTATGTCAGATGGTGAACCTAATGAAGGACATGAACCACAGTTATCAACTAAATGGGATGATTTAATAAATAGAGCTGAAATAGATGCTGTTGATGGTGTAGCAATTTCTCAAGCAGTTAATGTTGATAATTTAGAAATAGTTGCAGGAACTGACGATTCTAATGTATTAGGAATAAATTCAGGTAAAGGGGAAGCTTATTCTGTTACAACTGCAGCTGAAATGCAAGTAAAACTTCTTTCTGAGACAACTATTACTATAACAGGAAGTGTTTTCTCTGATGGGACGCTACCTGGAATTGGAGCAGGGGCTGATGAAGCATATGTAACATCAATAGTTATAGGAAATAAAACTTATAGCTATGATGGAAATTTAATAATTGATGAGTCAAATAATACTATTGGATCAGGTTCAATTATGACTGATATTAATACTACTTTAACAGATGGTACTAATGGAATTGGTTCAAAAATAACTTTAGATTTTAAAACAGGAGAATATTCGTATACAGTTAATTCTAGTCTTTCTGGTAAAGAGTATAGTGAATCATTGTCAACATCGGTAATCGATAGAGATGGAGATAGCATAACTAAGGATATTATTTTAAAGGTAAATACATCTAAAACAGGAACAGGTGGTAATGACACTATGTTATTTGATGATACTCAAGCTCTAGATTTCTTAGCTGGAAATGATTCTTTGGTATTAGATAATGGAATAAATTTAGATTTTGATACAAAAAATGCAACAATTAATAATGTAGAAAAAATAGATTTAAATTCAAATGGTAATCATAATATTACTAATCTAGGAATTCAAGATGTTATTGATATGACAGATTCAAATAATATTTTACAAATATTAGGTAATTCACAAGATAGTGTAAATCTAAAAAATGGAGATGGTGGTAATTGGGTTGATACAGGAAATAATGATACAATAGATGGACAAGATTACGATATTTATAGTAAATCAGGTGATAACACAGCAGTAACATTAAAAATAGACCAAGATATAACAATAATATAA